Proteins found in one Amblyraja radiata isolate CabotCenter1 chromosome 15, sAmbRad1.1.pri, whole genome shotgun sequence genomic segment:
- the sfr1 gene encoding swi5-dependent recombination DNA repair protein 1 homolog: MENQTFGSPCEPGSADRLGTDVQTPVHSKMVVKTPMSASLRERLKKTRRSFNAPFVVPKRLKIDGEDSGCSETGVDLGISQLTGETHAAGRSGSIKIESACQRLVGGRLDTSAEGDRLSLGASRAALQHAWTPGKSPRPHPVTVSTEQQELLEEKDRLQREVREKEDLLRRLKMVEMYREKNNLAELGSLIEKWRKSSQTLLYELQQTLSIDNKPTLRQLIDSLAVEDRLLHYNRLEDEFTDP, translated from the exons ATGGAGAATCAAACGTTTGGGTCGCCATGTGAGCCTGGGTCGGCAGACAGACTGGGCACAGATGTTCAGACCCCAGTTCACAGCAAAATGGTGGTGAAAACG CCAATGAGCGCCAGCCTCCGGGAGCGGCTGAAGAAAACACGGCGTTCCTTCAATGCTCCATTTGTTGTGCCAAAGCGATTGAAGATTGACGGTGAGGACAGTGGATGTTCAGAGACTGGGGTAGACCTTGGCATCAGCCAGCTCACTGGTGAAACTCATGCTGCTGGCAGGAGTGGGAGCATAAAGATAGAGAGTGCTTGCCAGAGGTTAGTGGGTGGAAGGCTGGACACGAGTGCAGAGGGGGATCGGCTGAGTCTAGGTGCATCCAGAGCAGCCTTGCAACATGCCTGGACTCCCGGCAAATCACCGAGACCTCACCCAGTGACTGTGAGCACCGAACAGCAGGAGCTGCTTGAGGAAAAGGATCGACTGCAGCGGGAAGTGCGAGAGAAAGAGGATCTTCTTCGCAGATTGAAAATGGTTGAGATGTACAGGGAGAAG AATAATTTGGCAGAACTGGGGTCCCTGATAGAAAAATGGAGGAAGAGTAGCCAAACTTTGTTGTACGAACTTCAGCAGACGCTTTCTATTGATAATAAGCCCACCCTCAGGCAGCTCATAGACAGCTTGGCCGTGGAAGATCGACTCCTGCATTACAACAGGTTGGAGGACGAATTCACAGATCCATGA